The genome window ACGATTTTGACCTGAACCTCCTTTTTCTTCGGATTAATTAACGCCAAATCGTTTTCCTCCAGAAATAATAAGTTAACAGTTGTGAGAAGCTTTCTCTCTATCTCGGCGGTTATACCAACAAAACCCGGGATGATCCTTGCGATGATTGATTTGACACTGGGCTGTCGGGCTTTTAGCTTAAATCAGTTTCTGAATCCGCTTGATGGCTTCAGCCACTTTCAGGCGCAAAAATCCAAGTGAGACATTTTTGTCGAAAATGGTCAAAAGCAGTAAGTCCTCTACCACCTTGCTGAAATGGATGCTTTCCTCCTCGCCCTTATGAAAAAGCAGCGAGAACTCCTGCTCCCCGATGATATTGGCCATGGCGCTGACTGCCCCATAATTGCCAGCGGCCAGGGCCGCCAGCGAAAATACGTCATGGCTTTTATCACCGCTGTCCAGATTGACGATCACATTGCCGGCCAAATCCATTAAAATAATGCTCTGAACCCCCATATCGATCAGTTCTTCCTGAAGGATATTCTCGATCGATTCAATCTGCTGTTTGTCAAATTCAATCGTAAAATCCATGAATCCTCACCTCTTAAAATATCAATTTATCCCGATTATCGGCGACTGGGCAGCCCTTGCCCGGAGTATATCTAACGCTTTGATATTAACATCCGATTATTGTTCATTAACGTAAAGCTTATGCAGAATCAAACAAAAAAAGGGCCAAATAATTCGGTTTCATTTGA of Desulfobacterales bacterium contains these proteins:
- a CDS encoding roadblock/LC7 domain-containing protein — protein: MDFTIEFDKQQIESIENILQEELIDMGVQSIILMDLAGNVIVNLDSGDKSHDVFSLAALAAGNYGAVSAMANIIGEQEFSLLFHKGEEESIHFSKVVEDLLLLTIFDKNVSLGFLRLKVAEAIKRIQKLI